One region of Halomonas huangheensis genomic DNA includes:
- a CDS encoding class I fructose-bisphosphate aldolase: MSDIASWLGAEAEDLLTHECRGVPRDQLHLPGADFVDRVMMDSDRSPAVLRSMQSMFNHGRLGGTGYLSILPVDQGIEHSAGASFAPNPIYFDPANICELAVEGGCNAVASTLGVLSSVSRRYAHRIPMMLKINHNESLTYPAMYDQTLFAEVDQAFDMGCVAVGATIYFGSPESRRQIMEISAAFERAHELGMVTVLWAYLRNPAFKHEGTDYHVASDLTSQAVHLAATLKADIVKQKLPENNDGYRTIGFGHTHDKVYSELTSDHPIDLARYQVANAYMGRAGLINSGGASSGEGDLVQAVRTAVINKRAGGMGLISGRKAFQKPMRDGVELLNAIQDVYLAPDVSIA; the protein is encoded by the coding sequence ATGAGTGATATCGCCAGTTGGCTGGGAGCCGAGGCCGAGGACCTGCTGACCCACGAGTGCCGGGGTGTACCGAGGGATCAACTGCACCTGCCTGGCGCTGACTTTGTCGACCGCGTGATGATGGATTCCGACCGCTCTCCAGCGGTATTGCGCAGCATGCAGTCGATGTTCAATCACGGTCGTCTGGGTGGTACCGGCTACCTGAGCATTCTGCCGGTCGATCAGGGTATCGAGCACTCCGCCGGGGCTTCCTTCGCTCCCAACCCCATCTACTTCGACCCGGCCAATATCTGTGAGCTGGCCGTCGAGGGTGGCTGTAATGCTGTCGCCTCGACGCTTGGTGTGCTGTCTTCAGTGTCGCGCCGCTATGCGCACCGTATTCCGATGATGCTGAAGATCAACCACAATGAAAGCCTGACCTATCCGGCGATGTACGACCAGACGCTGTTTGCTGAAGTCGATCAGGCATTCGATATGGGCTGCGTCGCAGTGGGAGCCACCATCTATTTCGGCTCGCCGGAAAGCCGCCGGCAGATCATGGAGATCAGCGCGGCCTTTGAACGCGCTCACGAGTTGGGGATGGTCACGGTGCTGTGGGCCTACCTACGCAACCCGGCCTTCAAGCATGAAGGCACCGACTATCATGTGGCCTCGGACTTGACCAGCCAGGCCGTGCATCTTGCCGCGACGCTCAAGGCGGACATCGTCAAGCAGAAGCTGCCGGAGAATAACGACGGTTATCGCACCATCGGCTTCGGCCACACCCACGATAAGGTCTATTCCGAATTGACCAGCGATCACCCCATTGATCTGGCGCGTTATCAGGTCGCCAACGCCTATATGGGCCGTGCCGGACTGATCAACTCCGGAGGGGCGTCCAGTGGCGAGGGCGACCTCGTACAAGCGGTGCGAACCGCGGTGATCAACAAGCGGGCCGGTGGCATGGGCCTGATCTCCGGGCGCAAGGCCTTCCAGAAGCCAATGCGCGATGGGGTTGAGCTGCTCAATGCCATCCAGGATGTTTATCTGGCGCCGGATGTCAGCATCGCCTGA
- the tkt gene encoding transketolase, translating to MPSRFELANAIRALSMDAVQKANSGHPGAPMGMADIAEVLWNDYLVHNPTDPKWADRDRFVLSNGHGSMLLYSLLHLSGYELGLEDLANFRQLHAKTAGHPEYGYAPGIETTTGPLGQGLANAVGMAIAERTLGAQFNRPGHTIVDHYTYCFLGDGCLMEGISHEVASLAGTQKLGKLIAFYDDNGISIDGEVEGWFTDDTAKRFEAYGWQVVPAVDGHKPDEIKAAIEMARARDDRPTLIICKTIIGFGAPNKQGKEECHGAALGEAEVAAAREQLDWPHAPFHIPEDFYQAWDASERGGRQQADWQARFERYQQAHPELAREFLRRQAGTLPSELNCAAQVEAAQEKGESIASRKASLNCLNELGPQLPELLGGSADLAPSNLTFWNGAQAITTEDASGNYLHYGVREFGMAAIMNGIALHGGFVPYGATFLIFMEYMRNAVRMAALMGQQTVYVFTHDSIGLGEDGPTHQPIEQLTSLRTTPNLSTWRPADAVETAAAWGYAIKRSAGPTALVLSRQGLPHQQRSKAQVADIQRGGYVLKDFLKDENGTPELILIATGSEVGLAMDAAAKLAEQGKQVRVVSMPATDVFDKQDADYRDSVLPRGVRARLAIEAGHRDFWNKYVGLDGDVVGMTTYGESAPAGDLFKHFGFTVDNVVEKAQALLG from the coding sequence ATGCCGTCCCGTTTCGAACTGGCCAATGCCATTCGCGCCCTATCCATGGATGCTGTCCAGAAGGCCAATTCCGGCCACCCCGGCGCCCCCATGGGCATGGCCGACATCGCCGAAGTGCTGTGGAACGACTATCTCGTCCACAACCCGACCGACCCGAAATGGGCGGATCGCGATCGCTTCGTGCTGTCCAACGGCCACGGCTCGATGCTGCTCTACTCCCTGCTCCACCTCAGTGGCTACGAGCTGGGCCTCGAGGATCTCGCCAACTTCCGACAGCTGCACGCGAAGACCGCCGGGCATCCCGAGTACGGTTATGCCCCCGGCATCGAGACCACCACCGGTCCGCTGGGCCAGGGCCTCGCCAATGCCGTCGGCATGGCCATCGCCGAGCGCACACTCGGCGCCCAGTTCAACCGTCCCGGCCACACCATCGTCGATCACTACACTTACTGCTTCCTCGGTGATGGCTGCCTGATGGAGGGCATCTCCCACGAGGTGGCCTCGCTGGCCGGCACTCAGAAGCTCGGCAAGCTGATCGCCTTCTACGACGACAATGGCATCTCCATCGACGGCGAGGTCGAGGGCTGGTTCACCGACGACACCGCCAAACGCTTCGAGGCCTATGGCTGGCAGGTAGTCCCCGCCGTCGACGGTCACAAGCCCGACGAGATCAAGGCCGCCATCGAGATGGCGCGTGCCCGGGACGATCGCCCGACGCTGATCATCTGCAAGACCATCATCGGCTTCGGGGCGCCCAACAAGCAGGGCAAGGAAGAGTGCCACGGGGCCGCACTGGGCGAGGCCGAGGTGGCCGCCGCTCGCGAGCAGCTCGATTGGCCGCATGCCCCCTTCCATATCCCCGAGGACTTCTACCAGGCCTGGGATGCCAGCGAACGTGGCGGCAGGCAGCAGGCCGACTGGCAGGCACGCTTCGAGCGTTACCAGCAGGCCCATCCGGAGCTGGCACGTGAATTCCTGCGCCGTCAGGCCGGCACCCTGCCCAGCGAGCTCAACTGCGCCGCACAGGTCGAGGCTGCACAGGAAAAAGGCGAGAGCATCGCCTCACGCAAGGCCTCGCTCAACTGCCTCAATGAGCTGGGACCGCAACTGCCGGAACTGCTCGGCGGCAGCGCCGACCTGGCACCGTCCAACCTGACCTTCTGGAATGGCGCGCAAGCCATCACCACCGAGGACGCCAGCGGCAACTACCTGCACTACGGCGTACGTGAGTTCGGCATGGCGGCGATCATGAACGGTATCGCCCTGCATGGTGGCTTCGTGCCCTATGGCGCGACCTTCCTGATCTTCATGGAATACATGCGCAATGCCGTGCGCATGGCGGCATTGATGGGCCAGCAGACGGTGTATGTGTTCACCCACGATTCCATCGGCCTGGGCGAGGATGGACCGACCCATCAGCCGATCGAACAGCTGACCAGCCTGCGTACCACGCCCAACCTCAGCACCTGGCGTCCGGCCGATGCGGTCGAGACCGCCGCCGCCTGGGGCTATGCGATCAAGCGCTCCGCCGGTCCCACTGCACTGGTGCTGTCGCGCCAGGGCCTGCCGCACCAGCAGCGCAGCAAGGCACAGGTCGCCGACATTCAGCGTGGTGGTTATGTGCTCAAGGACTTCCTGAAGGACGAGAACGGCACACCGGAACTGATCCTGATTGCCACCGGCTCCGAAGTCGGGCTGGCGATGGATGCCGCCGCGAAGCTGGCGGAACAGGGCAAGCAGGTGCGCGTGGTATCAATGCCGGCCACCGATGTCTTCGACAAGCAGGATGCCGATTACCGTGACTCTGTGCTGCCACGCGGCGTTCGCGCCCGTCTGGCCATCGAGGCCGGTCATCGCGACTTCTGGAACAAGTACGTCGGTCTCGACGGCGATGTGGTCGGCATGACCACCTACGGCGAGTCCGCGCCTGCCGGCGACCTGTTCAAGCACTTCGGCTTTACCGTCGACAACGTGGTGGAAAAGGCCCAGGCACTGCTGGGTTGA
- the metK gene encoding methionine adenosyltransferase, with the protein MSEYSLFTSESVSEGHPDKIADQISDAVLDALIARDKNARVACETLVKTGVAIVAGEITTSAWVDLEDLVRKVILDIGYTSSDVGFDGGTCGVLNLIGKQSLEIAQGVDREKPEDQGAGDQGLMFGYATNETDSFMPAPIHYSHRLVERQAQLRRNGLLPWLRPDAKSQLTFRYDEAGKPCAVEAVVLSTQHDPDIDQQQLREMVKREIIEQVLPKEWLSETTQYHINPTGKFVIGGPVGDCGLTGRKIIVDTYGGMARHGGGAFSGKDPSKVDRSAAYAGRYVAKNIVAAGLAERCEIQVSYAIGVAEPTSVSVNTFGTGKIEDERIVHLVREHFDLRPNAITRMLDLLHPMYQLTAAYGHFGREPFETSYSWTDTQGQCHTETFTAFPWEKVDRADALRKAAGL; encoded by the coding sequence ATGAGCGAATACTCCCTGTTTACCTCCGAATCCGTGTCCGAGGGTCACCCGGACAAGATTGCCGATCAGATTTCCGATGCGGTGCTGGATGCTCTGATTGCGCGGGACAAGAATGCCCGCGTTGCCTGTGAAACGCTGGTCAAGACCGGGGTGGCCATCGTTGCCGGCGAAATTACCACCTCCGCGTGGGTGGACCTGGAAGACCTGGTGCGCAAGGTCATTCTGGATATCGGTTATACCTCTTCCGATGTCGGTTTCGACGGTGGAACCTGTGGTGTTCTGAATCTGATCGGTAAGCAGAGTCTCGAGATCGCCCAGGGAGTCGACCGTGAGAAGCCGGAAGACCAGGGGGCGGGTGATCAGGGCTTGATGTTCGGTTACGCGACCAACGAGACCGACTCCTTCATGCCTGCGCCGATCCATTACAGCCATCGGCTGGTCGAGCGGCAGGCGCAACTGCGTCGTAATGGCCTGCTGCCGTGGTTGCGCCCCGACGCCAAGAGCCAGTTGACCTTCCGCTATGACGAGGCCGGCAAGCCCTGCGCAGTGGAAGCCGTGGTGCTGTCGACCCAGCATGATCCGGATATCGATCAGCAGCAGTTACGCGAGATGGTCAAGCGCGAGATCATCGAGCAGGTGCTGCCGAAGGAGTGGTTGTCCGAGACCACCCAGTACCACATCAACCCGACTGGCAAGTTCGTGATTGGTGGCCCGGTGGGTGACTGCGGTCTGACTGGACGCAAGATCATCGTCGATACCTATGGCGGTATGGCGCGCCATGGTGGCGGGGCCTTCTCCGGCAAGGACCCGTCCAAGGTTGACCGTAGCGCGGCCTATGCCGGCCGCTATGTAGCCAAGAATATCGTGGCTGCCGGCCTCGCCGAGCGTTGCGAGATTCAGGTGTCCTACGCCATCGGCGTTGCCGAGCCAACTTCGGTTTCGGTCAATACCTTCGGTACCGGCAAGATCGAAGATGAGCGTATCGTGCATCTGGTGCGCGAGCATTTCGACCTGCGTCCCAACGCCATCACCCGCATGCTTGACCTGCTGCATCCCATGTATCAGTTGACTGCCGCCTACGGCCACTTCGGTCGTGAGCCTTTCGAAACCAGCTACAGCTGGACTGATACGCAAGGTCAATGTCATACCGAGACCTTCACCGCCTTCCCCTGGGAAAAGGTTGACCGCGCCGACGCGCTGCGCAAGGCCGCTGGTCTGTAA
- the ligB gene encoding NAD-dependent DNA ligase LigB, with amino-acid sequence MRTCKSMCICKSIRARWAMTRVMAARWLRVALLVAALLLMALSLMASPLMASPVAAACPQWASEHAEKQLTELGQRLQDWNLAYRRDGSSPVSDDIYDQARADYRQWSSCFPEVVDRLPSPRLGAMLLPSLSTTLNHPVVHTGLNKAATDGEVAVWLARHAPTWVQPKVDGVAVTLVYRRGQLVQLISRGDGRTGQDWTRHAEVIAAVPQQLDVSRFDNANAEQLVVQGELYQRLAGHRQQQEGTAGARSRVAGWMAREQLTPDIGRQIGLFAWGWPTGPEAMDERLAGLAQLGFEDVRRFSVPLEGFASAAHWRRQWYTSPLPFATDGVVLHAATRPSGRHWLPQPPDWALAWKYPAREVLAQVRDIEFSIGRTGRITPVAKLYPVEVDGRTLRRVGLGSLDHWRALDLLPGDQAIIETAGLIIPQIKSVAWRGEPRYSVQAPLAEDYHPLSCWHPEPGCGQQFLARLDWLSGGSALQLRGIGPATWRRLVNAGLVQGLLDWRKLNAGQLARLTGVGQQRAQAILISFDEAQQRSFEQWLIALGAPPLPNGHGLTTWSALQQRSAEQWKRYPGVGEVTAKRWMQFVSDPEVQTLAAILADDGVVGFAPPTHTGCMEFEQCL; translated from the coding sequence ATGCGCACCTGTAAATCCATGTGTATCTGTAAATCCATACGTGCTCGTTGGGCAATGACTCGAGTGATGGCTGCCAGGTGGTTGAGGGTGGCTTTATTGGTGGCGGCATTGTTGCTGATGGCGTTGTCGCTGATGGCATCGCCGCTGATGGCGTCGCCGGTGGCGGCCGCTTGTCCGCAATGGGCCAGTGAGCATGCTGAGAAGCAACTGACGGAACTCGGGCAGCGTTTGCAGGATTGGAACCTCGCCTATCGCCGCGATGGTTCATCGCCGGTCAGCGATGATATCTACGATCAGGCCCGGGCCGATTACCGGCAGTGGTCGAGCTGTTTTCCCGAGGTGGTCGACAGGCTGCCGAGCCCAAGGCTCGGGGCGATGTTGTTGCCGTCTCTATCCACAACGCTGAACCATCCCGTTGTCCACACGGGTTTGAACAAGGCGGCTACGGACGGTGAGGTTGCTGTCTGGTTGGCACGGCATGCACCGACCTGGGTGCAGCCCAAGGTCGATGGCGTTGCGGTAACCCTGGTCTACCGGCGGGGGCAGTTGGTGCAGTTGATCAGCCGGGGTGATGGGCGCACCGGACAGGATTGGACGCGCCATGCTGAGGTGATTGCTGCGGTACCACAGCAGCTGGATGTCAGTCGTTTCGATAACGCGAATGCTGAGCAGCTGGTGGTGCAGGGTGAGCTGTATCAGCGCCTTGCCGGTCATCGCCAGCAACAGGAGGGGACCGCTGGAGCTCGCTCCAGGGTTGCTGGCTGGATGGCGCGTGAACAGCTGACGCCAGATATCGGTCGGCAGATAGGGTTGTTTGCCTGGGGCTGGCCGACAGGGCCGGAGGCGATGGACGAGCGTCTGGCAGGGCTGGCTCAGTTGGGCTTCGAGGACGTCAGACGCTTCAGTGTACCGCTGGAGGGGTTTGCATCGGCGGCCCACTGGCGTCGACAGTGGTATACCTCGCCGTTGCCCTTCGCGACGGATGGTGTAGTGCTGCATGCCGCCACTCGGCCGAGTGGACGACACTGGTTGCCTCAGCCACCAGATTGGGCGCTGGCATGGAAGTACCCAGCACGCGAAGTCCTCGCTCAGGTTCGCGATATCGAGTTCAGCATTGGGCGTACCGGACGCATCACGCCGGTAGCGAAGCTTTATCCGGTGGAGGTGGATGGACGCACCTTGCGTCGCGTTGGTCTGGGCAGTCTCGACCACTGGAGAGCACTCGATCTGCTGCCGGGAGATCAGGCTATCATCGAGACTGCTGGATTGATCATTCCGCAAATCAAGAGCGTTGCCTGGCGTGGTGAGCCACGGTATAGCGTGCAAGCGCCGCTGGCCGAGGATTATCACCCGCTGAGTTGCTGGCATCCCGAGCCAGGCTGTGGTCAGCAGTTTCTGGCGCGCCTGGACTGGTTGAGCGGTGGTTCGGCGTTACAGCTGCGGGGGATTGGTCCCGCTACCTGGCGGAGGCTGGTCAATGCTGGCCTGGTCCAGGGGCTGCTCGACTGGCGCAAGCTGAATGCTGGTCAGCTTGCTCGATTGACCGGCGTGGGACAACAGCGAGCGCAGGCCATACTCATCAGTTTTGACGAGGCGCAACAGCGTAGTTTCGAGCAGTGGCTGATCGCACTGGGCGCGCCTCCGTTGCCGAACGGTCATGGACTAACAACCTGGTCAGCATTGCAACAGCGTAGTGCGGAGCAATGGAAGCGCTATCCGGGTGTTGGCGAGGTCACTGCCAAACGCTGGATGCAGTTTGTATCCGATCCCGAGGTTCAGACCTTGGCCGCTATACTGGCGGATGACGGTGTGGTCGGTTTTGCGCCCCCGACACATACCGGCTGCATGGAGTTCGAGCAGTGCCTATAG
- the ahcY gene encoding adenosylhomocysteinase, with translation MDMSLAEWGRREIRIAETEMPALMAIRARYRDEQPLKDARIAGCIHMTIQTAVLIETLIDLGASVRWSSCNIFSTQDHAAAAIAAAQIPVFAWKGESEEEFWWCIEQTIEGPDGWTPNLVLDDGGDLTLVLHERYPQLLAAIHGISEETTTGVHRLLDMARSGELKVPAINVNDAVTKSKNDNRYGCRHSLNDAIKRALDHLLAGKQALVMGYGDVGKGSAASLRQEGMIVRIAEIDPICAMQACMDGYEVVSPHRNGINQGEASVDRDLLGRIDLVVTATGNVSACDAAMLEALKNGAVVCNIGHFDSEIDTAFMRREWHWEEVKPQVHRVYRDIVPGGDFDPASRNVIYLLSEGRLVNLGNATGHPSRVMDGSFANQVLAQMHLYTQRFADLPQEQRSAAIAVTVLPRQLDEEVARYMVEGFGGVITQLTAEQAEYCGVAPEGPYKPEHYRY, from the coding sequence ATGGATATGTCGCTGGCGGAGTGGGGCCGCCGCGAGATTCGCATCGCCGAGACCGAGATGCCGGCGCTGATGGCGATACGTGCGAGATATCGCGATGAACAGCCGCTCAAGGATGCGCGTATTGCCGGCTGCATTCACATGACCATTCAGACTGCGGTGTTGATCGAGACCCTGATTGATCTCGGCGCCTCGGTGCGTTGGTCGTCCTGCAATATCTTCTCGACCCAGGACCATGCGGCTGCGGCCATTGCCGCGGCACAGATTCCGGTATTTGCCTGGAAGGGTGAGAGCGAGGAGGAGTTCTGGTGGTGCATCGAGCAGACCATCGAGGGCCCGGATGGTTGGACCCCGAATCTGGTACTGGATGATGGTGGAGACCTGACCCTTGTGCTGCATGAACGTTACCCGCAGCTGCTGGCGGCGATTCACGGCATCAGCGAGGAAACCACCACCGGCGTGCACCGTCTGCTGGACATGGCACGCAGTGGCGAACTCAAGGTTCCGGCAATCAACGTCAATGATGCAGTGACCAAGTCCAAGAACGATAACCGCTATGGCTGCCGCCACAGCCTCAACGATGCCATCAAACGCGCCCTCGACCATCTGCTGGCAGGCAAGCAGGCATTGGTCATGGGCTATGGCGATGTCGGCAAGGGATCAGCAGCATCGTTGCGTCAGGAAGGCATGATTGTGCGGATAGCCGAAATTGATCCTATTTGCGCCATGCAGGCCTGCATGGATGGCTATGAAGTGGTCTCACCGCACCGCAACGGTATCAACCAGGGTGAGGCGAGCGTTGATCGGGATTTGCTGGGCAGGATCGACCTGGTGGTCACCGCCACCGGCAACGTCAGTGCCTGTGATGCCGCCATGCTGGAAGCGCTGAAGAATGGTGCGGTGGTTTGTAATATCGGCCACTTCGACAGTGAGATCGATACGGCGTTCATGCGCCGAGAGTGGCACTGGGAGGAGGTCAAGCCTCAGGTACATCGTGTCTACCGCGATATCGTACCGGGTGGTGACTTCGACCCCGCCAGCCGCAATGTCATCTACCTGCTCTCCGAGGGGCGTCTGGTCAATCTCGGCAACGCCACGGGGCATCCTTCGCGAGTCATGGACGGCTCCTTTGCCAATCAGGTACTGGCACAGATGCATCTCTACACCCAGCGCTTCGCCGATCTGCCACAGGAGCAGCGGTCCGCGGCGATCGCAGTAACGGTATTGCCCCGTCAACTGGATGAGGAAGTCGCCCGCTATATGGTCGAGGGGTTCGGTGGAGTCATTACTCAACTTACTGCAGAGCAGGCCGAATATTGCGGCGTGGCCCCGGAGGGGCCCTACAAGCCGGAGCATTATAGATACTGA
- a CDS encoding UDP-2,3-diacylglucosamine diphosphatase, giving the protein MATTLTPRTLFISDLHLGTRDCQAVLLSRLLRRVRPERLYLVGDVIDLIAMHRRAALPAEQQRLVARILRLTRSGCEIIYIPGNHDAAMRRLCGLKVHRVSIERRYIHETADGRRLLVSHGDEFDTHVRMAPWLMALGDGMHQFVLSLNRWCNKTRSALGMPYWSLSAAVKGRIGAAQRYVEQFEQAALHQAAREGLDGYVGGHIHQAGFRARDGVLYCNDGDWVEHCTALIENHDGQLALIDWQGRVIEHEPVMATQASGVLAGA; this is encoded by the coding sequence ATGGCCACCACGCTTACGCCACGCACCCTGTTCATCTCTGATCTGCATCTCGGCACTCGGGATTGTCAGGCCGTGCTACTGTCGCGCTTGTTGCGCCGCGTGCGACCTGAGCGACTCTATCTGGTTGGTGATGTCATTGATCTGATTGCCATGCATCGCCGGGCGGCGCTTCCCGCTGAGCAGCAGCGTCTGGTGGCGCGCATCCTGCGCCTGACTCGCAGTGGCTGCGAGATCATCTATATCCCCGGCAATCATGATGCTGCCATGCGGCGTCTATGTGGGCTCAAGGTGCATCGGGTCAGTATCGAGCGTCGCTATATCCACGAGACTGCGGATGGTCGACGACTGCTGGTCAGCCATGGCGATGAATTCGATACCCATGTGCGCATGGCGCCCTGGCTGATGGCATTGGGCGATGGCATGCATCAGTTCGTGTTGTCACTGAATCGCTGGTGCAACAAGACACGCTCTGCATTGGGTATGCCGTACTGGTCGCTATCGGCGGCAGTAAAGGGACGCATCGGCGCCGCCCAGCGTTATGTAGAGCAGTTCGAGCAGGCCGCTCTGCATCAGGCGGCACGAGAGGGGCTCGATGGCTATGTCGGCGGCCATATACACCAGGCCGGTTTCCGTGCCCGTGATGGTGTGCTTTATTGCAACGATGGTGACTGGGTTGAGCACTGCACTGCTCTGATCGAGAACCATGATGGCCAGTTGGCGCTGATCGACTGGCAAGGTCGAGTGATCGAGCATGAGCCGGTGATGGCTACTCAGGCTTCCGGCGTACTGGCAGGCGCCTGA
- a CDS encoding TetR/AcrR family transcriptional regulator encodes MPWNAQHKETSRARILDAAAGCFTSRGFDAVSIDEVMSQAGMTRGAFYAHFSSKADLYSQAIRRAAENGAHHLDLLTTPQQRIDAYLSQSTNHHDAACPLACLVSDVAQRDDQVRATYTALLEDFLLRFQTDADDTSARHQALMQAVAMIGSLAMARTVDTPELAAALLDAGRDLAVRAVPDIGRTQAPASTPEA; translated from the coding sequence ATGCCCTGGAATGCCCAACACAAGGAAACCAGCCGCGCCCGAATTCTTGACGCAGCAGCAGGCTGCTTCACATCCAGAGGATTCGACGCGGTCAGCATTGATGAAGTGATGAGTCAGGCGGGCATGACGCGCGGTGCTTTCTATGCCCACTTCTCCAGCAAGGCAGACCTGTATTCACAGGCCATCCGCCGGGCCGCCGAGAATGGTGCGCACCATCTCGACCTGCTGACAACTCCTCAGCAGCGAATAGATGCTTACCTCAGCCAATCGACCAACCATCATGATGCCGCCTGTCCTCTGGCCTGCCTCGTCAGTGATGTGGCCCAGCGCGATGACCAGGTTCGTGCGACCTATACCGCGCTGCTGGAAGACTTTCTGCTGCGTTTCCAGACCGACGCCGATGACACATCAGCGCGCCACCAGGCCTTGATGCAGGCCGTGGCAATGATCGGCAGTCTAGCCATGGCACGCACCGTCGATACCCCGGAACTGGCCGCAGCACTGCTCGATGCCGGACGCGACCTGGCCGTCAGGGCGGTACCCGACATTGGAAGGACTCAGGCGCCTGCCAGTACGCCGGAAGCCTGA
- a CDS encoding glutathione S-transferase family protein, with the protein MASVQIIGPSFSNFVRSVMLACYEKGIEFRQSMEYQGEQCAPGTLALEKLNPFGKMPVLVHDGLVIFETVAILRYLDREFEGPELQSGNSAQLALIDQWSSACASQVDRAVVREYLLEIIKPLFQGGEVNRQRLSDAEPGVAKVLAIMERQLGEEGFLIGDQFSIADALAAPMLDYLLRQADAQALVADVPRVQAYVERLRARESGRRVLVAPDFSL; encoded by the coding sequence ATGGCATCAGTGCAGATTATAGGACCTTCGTTCAGTAACTTCGTGCGTAGCGTCATGCTGGCTTGTTACGAGAAGGGGATCGAATTTCGTCAGAGCATGGAATATCAAGGCGAGCAATGCGCACCGGGAACGCTGGCGTTGGAGAAGCTTAACCCGTTCGGCAAGATGCCGGTGCTGGTGCATGATGGACTGGTGATTTTCGAGACCGTGGCGATCCTGCGTTATCTGGACCGTGAATTCGAAGGCCCCGAACTGCAGTCCGGGAATAGTGCGCAGCTCGCCTTGATCGACCAGTGGAGTTCGGCCTGTGCCAGTCAGGTTGATCGAGCCGTGGTGCGTGAGTATCTGCTGGAGATCATCAAGCCACTGTTCCAGGGCGGAGAGGTCAACAGGCAACGACTCAGCGATGCCGAACCCGGTGTTGCAAAGGTGCTGGCGATAATGGAGCGCCAGTTGGGTGAGGAGGGCTTCCTGATTGGCGATCAGTTCAGTATTGCAGATGCCTTGGCGGCACCGATGCTGGATTACCTGCTCAGACAGGCAGATGCTCAGGCGTTGGTCGCTGATGTGCCACGAGTGCAGGCATATGTCGAACGACTGAGAGCGCGGGAGTCCGGTCGCCGAGTATTGGTCGCGCCGGACTTTTCGCTCTGA
- a CDS encoding AEC family transporter: MALDPTALMGPLWTLLSFVALGVLAARRLKVDPRPIATLLIYLIAPLTFFRALVLGGPTPAWLGLTASLFVLASLVALVVNALAKRWLPDEEGAVLAFSAGTGNTGYFGLPVALVLLPPEGVTVYLFCVLGVTLYEFTVGFYLSARGRFSVRDSLLKIARLPLIYAFLAALLVEMLGIEVPSTITEALNVFPSTYTLLGMMIIGMTLGRVSLRSLDGRFIGACVGVRYLLWPALMLGAVLLLDSVVGLSPDLRLALLLVGVVPMAANVVVVAMELGIAPEKGALAVLITTLAAPVVIPLYLSGMLAIVG, translated from the coding sequence ATGGCACTCGACCCTACCGCCCTGATGGGCCCCCTCTGGACATTGCTCTCTTTCGTGGCGCTTGGTGTGCTTGCGGCGCGTCGCCTGAAGGTCGACCCACGCCCGATTGCCACGCTCCTGATCTACCTGATCGCCCCACTGACATTCTTTCGTGCTCTGGTACTGGGCGGACCGACACCCGCCTGGCTGGGCCTTACCGCCTCACTGTTCGTTCTCGCCAGCCTGGTGGCGCTAGTGGTCAATGCGCTGGCCAAACGCTGGCTACCGGATGAAGAAGGCGCAGTGCTGGCCTTCTCTGCCGGCACCGGTAATACCGGGTACTTTGGCCTGCCAGTGGCACTGGTACTGCTGCCACCGGAGGGAGTGACCGTTTACCTGTTCTGCGTACTCGGCGTGACGCTTTATGAATTCACTGTCGGCTTCTATCTGAGTGCTCGCGGACGCTTCTCGGTGCGTGACAGTCTGTTGAAGATCGCGCGTCTGCCGCTGATCTATGCCTTTCTTGCCGCGCTGCTCGTTGAAATGTTGGGGATCGAGGTGCCCAGTACGATCACCGAGGCGCTGAATGTGTTCCCCTCCACCTATACCCTGCTGGGCATGATGATCATCGGCATGACACTGGGTCGGGTATCGCTACGCTCGCTGGACGGGCGCTTTATTGGTGCCTGCGTAGGCGTGCGTTATCTACTCTGGCCGGCACTGATGCTGGGTGCTGTACTACTGCTGGACAGTGTTGTCGGGCTCTCGCCGGACCTGCGACTGGCTCTGCTGTTGGTAGGCGTGGTGCCAATGGCCGCCAATGTCGTGGTGGTGGCCATGGAGCTGGGCATTGCACCGGAAAAGGGCGCCCTGGCGGTGCTGATCACTACCCTGGCCGCCCCTGTCGTGATTCCACTCTACCTCAGTGGCATGCTGGCCATCGTCGGCTAG